A single region of the Solwaraspora sp. WMMD406 genome encodes:
- a CDS encoding ParB/RepB/Spo0J family partition protein — protein MKNRPKGGLGRGLGALIPTAPAPVTPAQPAAPAVHVDRPEPVPADFAPALPTPADSPRAEPVVGQAPLSENELSPVPGARFAELPVAAIVPNPKQPRQVFDDEALDELKVSIEQVGFLQPIVVRQLDDGVNYEIVMGERRWRAAQAIGRASIPAIVRDTKDDAMLRDALLENIHRANLNPLEEAAAYQQLLEEFGATHEELARRIGRSRPQISNTIRLLNLPAQVQRRVAAGVLSAGHARALLSLEDPDDQDALALRIVAEGLSVRATEELVALAATEGTGKRGASTQRRAKPHAPALSDLADRLSDRFDTRVKVDIGRSKGKITIEFATVDDLERIVGIIGMEGDERSAEET, from the coding sequence ATGAAGAACCGTCCGAAGGGCGGGCTCGGTCGCGGGCTGGGTGCCCTGATCCCGACGGCTCCCGCTCCGGTGACACCAGCACAGCCGGCGGCCCCGGCGGTGCACGTCGACCGACCGGAGCCGGTACCCGCCGATTTCGCGCCGGCGCTTCCCACCCCGGCTGACAGTCCGCGCGCGGAGCCGGTTGTCGGTCAGGCCCCGCTGTCGGAGAACGAGCTGTCGCCGGTGCCCGGCGCCCGGTTCGCCGAACTGCCGGTCGCGGCGATCGTGCCGAACCCCAAGCAACCCCGACAGGTTTTCGACGACGAGGCCCTGGACGAGCTCAAGGTCTCGATCGAGCAGGTCGGGTTCCTCCAGCCGATCGTGGTACGGCAACTCGACGACGGCGTCAACTACGAAATCGTGATGGGCGAACGCCGGTGGCGGGCTGCCCAGGCGATCGGTCGGGCGTCGATTCCGGCCATCGTGCGAGACACCAAAGACGACGCGATGCTTCGGGACGCCCTGCTGGAGAACATCCATCGGGCGAACCTGAACCCGCTCGAAGAGGCTGCCGCGTACCAGCAGCTTCTGGAGGAGTTCGGCGCGACACACGAGGAGCTCGCTCGGCGAATCGGGCGGAGCCGTCCGCAGATCTCCAACACCATTCGGTTGCTGAACCTGCCCGCGCAGGTCCAGCGACGGGTGGCGGCCGGCGTGCTCTCGGCGGGCCACGCCCGGGCGCTGCTCAGCCTGGAGGATCCCGACGACCAGGATGCGTTGGCTCTACGGATCGTCGCCGAAGGCCTGTCGGTCCGCGCGACCGAGGAACTGGTGGCATTGGCGGCGACCGAGGGTACCGGCAAGCGAGGAGCCAGTACGCAGCGGCGGGCCAAGCCGCACGCTCCCGCGCTCAGCGATCTCGCCGATCGCCTGTCGGACCGGTTCGACACCCGGGTGAAGGTCGACATCGGCCGCAGCAAGGGCAAGATCACGATCGAGTTCGCGACCGTGGACGACCTGGAGCGGATCGTCGGCATCATCGGCATGGAGGGTGACGAGAGGTCCGCCGAGGAAACCTGA
- a CDS encoding D-alanine--D-alanine ligase has product MSPQSDEPSAAARAQDLRVLVLAGGLSYERDVSLRSGRRVLDALRSAGLEAELRDADVTLLPALRADPPDAVVIALHGATGEDGSLRGVLDLCGVPYVGCDARASRLAWDKPSAKAVLREAQIPTPDWVALPHDRFSELGAVAVLDRIVERLGLPLMVKPAQGGSGLGAAVVREAGELSAAMVGCFAYDTTALVERYVPGMDVAVSVVDLGSGPAALPAVEIVPRNGVYDYAARYTAGLTTWHAPARLDASVAADVAATAVAAHQALGLRDLSRVDLIVDAAGRPHVLEVNVAPGMTETSLLPLAVQAGGLDLGNLLATLVHLAASRPA; this is encoded by the coding sequence ATGAGCCCACAGTCGGACGAACCCAGCGCCGCGGCGCGCGCGCAGGATCTGCGTGTTCTGGTCCTCGCCGGAGGACTCTCCTACGAGCGGGACGTCTCGCTGCGTTCCGGCCGGCGGGTCCTCGACGCACTGCGTTCCGCCGGCTTGGAGGCTGAGCTGCGCGACGCCGACGTGACCCTGCTGCCCGCGTTGCGGGCCGATCCGCCGGACGCCGTGGTGATCGCTTTGCACGGAGCGACCGGCGAGGACGGGTCGCTGCGCGGCGTACTGGACCTGTGCGGCGTACCGTACGTCGGTTGCGACGCCCGGGCGTCGCGTCTGGCCTGGGACAAGCCTTCGGCGAAGGCCGTGTTGCGCGAGGCACAAATCCCGACGCCTGATTGGGTCGCGCTGCCGCACGACCGGTTCTCCGAACTCGGTGCGGTCGCGGTGCTGGACCGGATCGTCGAACGCCTCGGGCTCCCACTGATGGTCAAGCCGGCGCAAGGTGGCTCCGGGCTCGGCGCCGCCGTCGTCAGGGAAGCCGGAGAGCTCTCCGCGGCGATGGTCGGATGCTTCGCGTACGACACGACGGCGTTGGTGGAACGCTACGTGCCGGGCATGGACGTTGCGGTGTCCGTCGTCGATCTGGGTTCCGGCCCGGCGGCGCTGCCAGCGGTGGAGATCGTTCCGCGCAACGGGGTGTACGACTACGCCGCCCGGTACACCGCCGGCTTGACCACCTGGCACGCCCCGGCGCGACTGGACGCGTCCGTCGCCGCCGATGTGGCGGCGACGGCTGTCGCCGCCCATCAGGCGCTCGGCCTGCGGGACCTGTCCCGAGTCGACCTGATCGTCGATGCCGCTGGCCGACCACACGTGCTCGAAGTCAACGTGGCGCCGGGAATGACCGAGACCTCGCTGCTACCCCTCGCGGTCCAGGCCGGCGGCTTGGACCTCGGGAATCTGCTGGCCACCCTGGTGCATCTGGCCGCCAGCCGGCCAGCCTGA
- a CDS encoding PLP-dependent aminotransferase family protein → MTGTTLDDYTDRYARRVRGMTASEIRALFAVASRPEVVSLAGGAPYVAALPLDAVGEMLGRLASETGTATLQYGIGQGTLDLRERICEVMALSGIDVSAGASPEDVVVTVGGQQALDLVARLFLDPGDVVLAEGPTYVGALGVFQAAQAQVVHVPMDDDGLIPAALEQAITDAARSGRRVKFLYTIPTFQNPTGVTLTDERRDQVLDICERAGLLVIEDDPYGQLSFEGDAPAPLRARRRHGVFYVSTFSKTFAPGLRVGWILAPHAVREKLVIASEAQILCPSAYAQAAVSTYLATMPWREQLKTYREVYRERRDALLGALDDLMPAGTSWTRPSGGLFVWAQLPQGLDAKAMVPRAIAARVAYVPGTGFYADGSGAGNMRLNFSFPPPERIREGVRRLAGVMEREAAMREVFGPVTGGGSRRQRPGADTPGPDLA, encoded by the coding sequence ATGACCGGCACGACGCTCGACGACTACACCGACCGCTATGCCCGTCGGGTCCGGGGCATGACCGCCTCGGAGATCCGCGCGCTGTTCGCGGTCGCCAGCCGACCGGAGGTCGTCTCGCTCGCCGGTGGCGCACCGTACGTCGCCGCGCTGCCGTTGGACGCGGTCGGCGAGATGCTGGGGCGCCTGGCGTCGGAGACCGGCACCGCCACCCTGCAGTACGGAATCGGGCAGGGCACCCTCGATCTGCGGGAGCGGATCTGCGAGGTGATGGCTCTCTCCGGCATCGACGTGTCCGCTGGGGCCTCTCCCGAGGACGTGGTCGTGACCGTCGGCGGTCAGCAGGCGCTCGACCTGGTCGCCCGGCTCTTTCTCGACCCGGGCGACGTGGTGCTCGCGGAAGGGCCGACGTACGTCGGGGCGCTCGGTGTCTTCCAGGCCGCGCAGGCGCAGGTGGTACACGTACCGATGGATGACGACGGGCTCATCCCGGCCGCGCTCGAGCAGGCGATCACCGACGCCGCGCGCAGCGGCCGTCGGGTCAAGTTCCTGTACACGATCCCCACGTTCCAGAATCCGACCGGCGTCACGCTGACCGACGAGCGGCGCGATCAGGTGCTCGACATCTGTGAGCGGGCCGGGCTGCTGGTCATCGAGGATGACCCGTACGGGCAACTCAGCTTCGAGGGCGACGCGCCGGCCCCGCTGCGGGCCCGCCGCAGACACGGCGTCTTCTACGTCAGCACCTTCTCCAAGACCTTCGCGCCCGGCCTGCGGGTGGGCTGGATCCTGGCCCCGCACGCGGTACGGGAGAAGCTGGTGATCGCCAGCGAGGCGCAGATCCTCTGCCCGAGCGCCTACGCCCAAGCCGCGGTCTCGACGTACCTGGCGACCATGCCGTGGCGGGAGCAGCTCAAGACCTACCGTGAGGTCTACCGGGAGCGGCGCGACGCGCTGCTCGGCGCGCTCGACGACCTGATGCCGGCCGGCACGAGCTGGACCAGGCCGAGCGGCGGGCTGTTCGTCTGGGCTCAGCTGCCGCAGGGGCTGGACGCCAAGGCGATGGTTCCCCGGGCGATCGCGGCGCGGGTGGCCTACGTGCCCGGTACCGGTTTCTACGCCGACGGCTCGGGGGCCGGCAACATGCGACTCAATTTCTCGTTCCCGCCGCCTGAGCGGATTCGGGAGGGAGTCCGCCGGTTGGCCGGGGTGATGGAGCGGGAAGCCGCCATGCGTGAGGTGTTCGGCCCGGTGACCGGCGGTGGTAGCCGTCGGCAGCGCCCCGGCGCGGACACCCCCGGGCCTGACTTGGCATGA
- a CDS encoding GNAT family N-acetyltransferase — MSRRLVNLTLDTLEDLPRTCRRCVFWELDPAAAERACADGDPALEKEAWVSQTLLEWGSCGKLAYVDGMPAGFVMYAPPAYLPRSMAFPTSPVSADAVLLTTGHVVAPFAGGGLGRMLVQAVARDLTKRGIKAIEAFGVANAPEGAEPGERGCLAPADFYLSVGFKTVRQHPRVPRLRLELRTALSWKSDVEYALEKLLGSMSPESLLRPATRVMTN; from the coding sequence ATGTCGCGACGTCTGGTCAACCTGACCTTGGACACCTTGGAAGATCTGCCTCGGACCTGCCGGCGGTGTGTCTTCTGGGAGCTGGATCCGGCCGCCGCCGAACGGGCCTGCGCGGACGGGGATCCCGCTCTGGAGAAGGAAGCCTGGGTGTCGCAGACGCTGCTCGAATGGGGGTCCTGCGGGAAACTCGCCTACGTCGACGGCATGCCGGCCGGCTTCGTCATGTACGCTCCGCCGGCCTACCTGCCGCGTTCGATGGCCTTTCCGACCTCGCCGGTCTCCGCTGACGCGGTCCTGCTCACCACGGGCCACGTCGTCGCGCCGTTCGCCGGGGGCGGACTGGGCCGGATGCTGGTGCAGGCGGTGGCGCGCGACCTCACCAAGCGGGGCATCAAGGCGATCGAGGCGTTCGGCGTCGCCAACGCACCGGAGGGTGCCGAACCAGGTGAGCGGGGTTGTCTGGCCCCCGCCGATTTCTACCTGTCGGTGGGATTCAAGACGGTCCGCCAGCATCCACGGGTTCCACGGCTCCGACTCGAACTACGGACCGCCCTGTCCTGGAAGTCGGACGTCGAGTACGCGCTGGAGAAGCTGCTCGGCTCGATGAGCCCGGAAAGTCTGCTCCGTCCAGCCACCCGGGTCATGACCAACTGA
- a CDS encoding N-acetylmuramoyl-L-alanine amidase, translated as MRPIRRDDQGPAVAEIRTILVNLGLLAPHPGLDRFDEATERAVRTFQQSRGLSIDGRVGAETWRTLDAARWRLGDRALYHSAPEPMVGEDVRALQERLLEMGYNVGRADGVYGNRTAGAVTQFQHEVGLTADGTCGPYTMHALRRLGRKVIGGRPQWLRESDAFRESGPHLVGKTIVVDPGHGGPDQGVEVSDGVLRWTEADLAYDLACRLEGRLVAAGMRVRLTRGPRPATALSDPARTRIANDVDADLFISLHLDGHVNPAAEGVASYHYGTDNGVTSTVGERLANLVQREIVVRTGLRDCQVHAKTWELLRLTRMPAVRVDVGYLTAAGDRARLIDPDFRDRVAEALVAAVQRMYFPVELDVPTGSIDVRTLRAVVTAGNDA; from the coding sequence GTGCGTCCCATCCGCCGCGACGATCAGGGTCCCGCCGTCGCCGAGATCCGGACCATCCTGGTCAATCTTGGTCTGTTGGCTCCCCATCCAGGCCTGGACCGGTTCGACGAAGCCACCGAACGGGCGGTACGGACCTTTCAGCAGAGCCGTGGTCTGAGCATCGACGGCCGGGTGGGGGCAGAGACCTGGCGTACGCTGGACGCCGCCCGCTGGCGACTCGGCGACCGGGCCCTCTACCACTCGGCGCCTGAGCCGATGGTCGGCGAAGACGTCCGGGCGTTGCAGGAACGGCTGCTGGAGATGGGCTACAACGTCGGCCGGGCGGACGGCGTGTACGGCAACCGGACCGCTGGGGCGGTCACCCAGTTCCAGCACGAGGTGGGACTCACCGCCGACGGCACCTGCGGCCCGTACACGATGCACGCGTTGCGCCGGCTGGGACGCAAGGTCATCGGAGGGCGACCGCAATGGCTGCGCGAGTCGGACGCGTTCCGCGAGTCGGGGCCGCACCTCGTCGGCAAGACCATCGTCGTTGACCCGGGCCACGGCGGTCCGGACCAAGGCGTGGAGGTCTCCGACGGCGTGCTGCGCTGGACCGAGGCGGATCTCGCCTACGACCTGGCCTGCCGGTTGGAAGGCCGGCTGGTGGCCGCCGGCATGCGGGTACGGCTGACCCGGGGACCGCGTCCCGCGACGGCACTCAGCGATCCGGCTCGTACCCGGATCGCCAACGACGTCGACGCTGATCTATTCATTTCCCTGCACCTCGACGGCCATGTCAATCCGGCGGCCGAGGGGGTGGCCTCGTACCACTACGGCACCGACAACGGGGTCACCTCGACGGTCGGCGAACGCCTCGCCAATCTGGTCCAGCGTGAGATCGTCGTACGGACCGGGCTGCGTGACTGCCAGGTGCACGCCAAGACCTGGGAATTGCTGCGACTGACCCGGATGCCGGCGGTACGGGTCGACGTCGGCTATCTCACCGCCGCCGGTGACCGGGCCCGGCTGATCGATCCGGATTTCCGCGACCGGGTCGCGGAAGCGCTGGTCGCCGCCGTCCAACGCATGTACTTCCCGGTCGAGCTGGACGTGCCGACCGGCTCGATCGACGTACGAACGTTGCGTGCGGTGGTGACGGCGGGCAACGACGCCTGA
- the trxA gene encoding thioredoxin: protein MGATRAVTEASFASDVLMSDKPVLVDFWAEWCQPCRKVAPLLEEIANEMGDKVAIVKLNIDENPEIARKYRVMSVPTLTVFKGGEPVQSVAGARPKGDLVKLIESAF, encoded by the coding sequence GTGGGAGCTACCCGAGCGGTCACCGAGGCCAGCTTCGCCAGCGACGTACTGATGTCCGACAAGCCGGTCCTGGTCGACTTCTGGGCTGAATGGTGCCAGCCGTGCCGCAAGGTCGCGCCGCTGTTGGAGGAGATCGCCAACGAGATGGGCGACAAGGTGGCGATCGTCAAGCTGAACATCGACGAGAACCCGGAGATCGCCCGCAAGTACCGGGTGATGTCGGTACCGACGTTGACCGTCTTCAAGGGCGGCGAGCCGGTGCAGTCCGTCGCGGGAGCGCGCCCGAAGGGTGACCTGGTCAAGCTGATCGAGTCGGCGTTCTAG
- the trxB gene encoding thioredoxin-disulfide reductase — protein MDEVRNLIIIGSGPAGYTAAVYAARANLNPLVIEGVQSGGALMTTTEVENFPGFPDGIMGPELMDSIRKQAERFGAEFITDDVTRVELADTGTPGSAQASTVYVGESTYRAKAVILATGSAWRPLGVPGEQELLGHGVSSCATCDGFFFRGQHIVVVGGGDSAMEEATFLTRFAESVTIVHRRDEFRASRIMAARALGNEKIKVEWNSVVEEIVGTDGKVTGVRIRDTHSGESKTLDVTGVFVAIGHDPRSEMFRGQVELDENGYVLVDSPSTRTSVPGVFAAGDLVDHTYQQAITAAGSGCAAALDAERYLATLEEV, from the coding sequence GTGGACGAGGTCCGCAACCTGATCATCATCGGCTCGGGTCCGGCCGGTTACACCGCTGCGGTCTACGCCGCCCGGGCCAACCTCAATCCGCTCGTGATCGAGGGGGTGCAGTCGGGTGGAGCACTGATGACCACCACCGAGGTGGAGAACTTCCCCGGTTTCCCCGACGGCATCATGGGCCCCGAGCTGATGGACTCCATCCGCAAGCAGGCCGAACGCTTCGGAGCCGAGTTCATCACCGACGACGTCACCAGGGTCGAGCTGGCCGACACGGGGACTCCTGGTTCGGCACAGGCCAGCACGGTGTACGTCGGAGAATCCACTTATCGCGCCAAAGCCGTTATTCTCGCCACCGGTTCGGCGTGGCGGCCCCTCGGCGTACCCGGCGAGCAGGAACTGCTCGGCCACGGGGTGTCTTCCTGCGCGACCTGCGACGGCTTCTTCTTCCGGGGTCAGCACATCGTCGTGGTCGGCGGTGGCGACTCGGCCATGGAGGAAGCGACCTTCCTGACCCGGTTCGCCGAGTCGGTGACGATCGTGCACCGTCGCGACGAGTTCCGGGCCAGCCGGATCATGGCCGCCCGGGCCCTCGGCAACGAAAAGATCAAGGTCGAGTGGAACAGTGTCGTCGAGGAGATCGTCGGCACCGACGGTAAAGTCACCGGAGTTCGCATCCGCGACACCCACTCTGGCGAGTCGAAGACCTTGGACGTGACCGGAGTGTTCGTCGCCATCGGCCACGATCCACGGAGCGAGATGTTCCGGGGACAGGTCGAGCTCGACGAGAACGGCTACGTGTTGGTGGACTCGCCGAGTACCCGCACCAGCGTGCCCGGGGTGTTCGCTGCGGGCGACCTGGTCGACCACACATACCAGCAGGCGATCACCGCCGCCGGCAGCGGCTGCGCGGCGGCACTGGACGCCGAACGTTACCTCGCCACACTCGAAGAAGTCTGA
- the sigM gene encoding RNA polymerase sigma factor SigM, whose amino-acid sequence MTGRRADLGDDDLLRAHAEGDPDAFAELLRRHQDRLWAVAVRTLGDREEAADALQDALLSAHRGADRFRGDSAVTTWLHRIVVNACLDRIRRRKAHPTVPLPDGSQDDDRTVRGTEPAAPVVDHDTALVVRQALAELPVEQRAALILVDVQGYPVAEVALMLGVAEGTVKSRCARGRARLAGILGHLRPRHDAAAVRQRDEVPSLTARNPQRLGDVPSGSARSDSSLEER is encoded by the coding sequence ATGACCGGACGCCGGGCTGACCTCGGCGATGACGACCTGCTCCGGGCGCACGCCGAAGGTGACCCGGACGCCTTCGCCGAGCTTCTGCGCCGGCATCAGGATCGGCTCTGGGCGGTTGCCGTACGCACCCTCGGCGACCGGGAGGAGGCCGCCGACGCGCTGCAGGACGCGCTGCTGTCCGCGCATCGCGGCGCCGACCGGTTCCGTGGCGACTCCGCCGTCACCACCTGGCTGCACCGGATCGTGGTCAACGCGTGCCTGGACCGAATCCGGCGGCGCAAAGCCCACCCGACCGTACCGCTGCCGGACGGCAGCCAGGACGACGACCGGACGGTACGCGGTACCGAACCGGCCGCACCTGTCGTCGACCACGACACCGCGCTGGTCGTCCGACAGGCGCTGGCCGAGCTTCCGGTGGAACAACGCGCCGCGCTGATCCTGGTCGACGTACAGGGCTATCCGGTGGCCGAGGTGGCGCTGATGCTCGGCGTCGCGGAGGGCACGGTGAAGAGCAGGTGTGCTCGGGGCCGGGCGCGGCTGGCCGGGATCCTCGGCCATCTACGACCCCGGCACGACGCTGCGGCGGTGCGGCAACGGGATGAAGTGCCGTCGCTCACGGCACGGAACCCGCAGCGGCTCGGTGACGTCCCATCAGGGTCCGCACGAAGCGACAGCAGCCTGGAGGAACGGTGA
- a CDS encoding protein kinase, with the protein MMAFGAPTLGEILAERYQLAEHVNNDSAGRQVWRGVDVVLRRPVAVVLRYPGGDSAMEMLQAAVRASRVVHSNLVGVYDAIDEGQRAYVVREWVDGDSLREVVAGAGPLDPARATMIAHSVTSAIAAVHATGMVHGNIHPGTVMIGHDGRVVLADARADSSDTIDTDIRAIGGVLYFALTGHWPQHEAGRTALPDAVRDVSGAIAAPRQVRSGVPAYLDDLTMDLLDPRLALPSSEVLSAELSRLDAAAEEQYLDSVGPLRFSSSDDGGEMPQSSRRKIAAGVAGLLVIAITGLFFGINALANGDNDEAPPATPQTQVSTPGGSESTPPPQPQPIALTADQVRIVDADGARDELDGVEATVDGDSNTGWKTDAYDRNPNFGNLKRGMGVLIDLQEPRSITSVQVELSASGASAELLAGPADPGATREGDDEILDTFTDRIGEPFENADGATLTFSGFAPDETYQYLLLWITKLPPIGGDKYQIGVQEIAVEGP; encoded by the coding sequence ATGATGGCCTTCGGTGCGCCCACCCTCGGCGAGATCCTCGCCGAGCGATACCAGTTGGCTGAGCACGTCAACAACGACAGTGCCGGTCGACAGGTCTGGCGTGGCGTCGACGTGGTGTTGCGCCGACCGGTCGCCGTGGTGCTGCGCTATCCCGGGGGCGACTCCGCGATGGAGATGCTGCAGGCCGCCGTTCGGGCCAGCCGGGTCGTCCACTCGAACCTCGTCGGCGTCTACGACGCGATCGACGAGGGGCAGCGCGCCTACGTGGTCCGCGAATGGGTCGACGGCGACTCGCTGCGCGAGGTCGTCGCCGGTGCCGGCCCGCTCGATCCGGCCCGGGCCACCATGATCGCCCACTCGGTCACCTCGGCCATCGCCGCTGTGCACGCCACCGGCATGGTGCACGGCAACATCCATCCCGGCACCGTGATGATCGGTCACGACGGCCGAGTGGTGCTCGCCGACGCGCGCGCGGACAGCTCGGACACGATCGACACCGACATCCGTGCCATCGGCGGAGTGCTCTACTTCGCCCTGACCGGACACTGGCCCCAGCACGAGGCGGGGCGCACCGCGCTACCGGACGCGGTCCGCGACGTGAGCGGGGCGATCGCCGCGCCCCGGCAGGTCCGTTCCGGCGTGCCCGCCTATCTCGACGACCTGACGATGGATCTCCTCGATCCACGGCTCGCCCTGCCCTCTTCCGAGGTTCTATCCGCCGAACTGAGCCGACTGGACGCGGCCGCCGAGGAGCAGTACCTCGACAGCGTCGGGCCGCTTCGGTTCTCCAGCTCCGACGACGGCGGTGAGATGCCGCAATCGTCCCGTCGCAAGATCGCGGCGGGCGTGGCGGGCCTGCTGGTCATCGCGATCACCGGACTGTTCTTCGGCATCAACGCCCTGGCCAACGGCGACAACGACGAGGCGCCGCCGGCGACACCCCAGACACAGGTCAGCACCCCCGGCGGCAGCGAGTCCACGCCTCCCCCGCAGCCACAGCCGATCGCGCTCACCGCGGACCAGGTCCGGATCGTCGACGCGGACGGCGCCCGCGACGAACTCGACGGGGTGGAAGCCACGGTCGACGGGGATTCCAACACCGGATGGAAGACCGACGCGTACGACCGCAACCCCAACTTCGGCAACCTCAAACGCGGCATGGGTGTGCTGATCGACCTCCAGGAGCCCCGATCGATCACGTCGGTGCAGGTGGAGCTCTCCGCGTCGGGCGCTTCGGCGGAGCTCCTCGCCGGGCCGGCCGACCCCGGGGCGACCCGCGAGGGCGACGACGAGATCCTCGACACCTTCACCGACCGGATCGGTGAGCCGTTCGAAAACGCCGACGGGGCGACGCTCACCTTCAGCGGCTTCGCACCGGACGAGACCTATCAGTACCTCCTGCTGTGGATCACGAAGCTGCCGCCGATCGGCGGGGACAAGTACCAGATCGGTGTCCAGGAGATAGCGGTAGAGGGGCCATGA
- the murJ gene encoding murein biosynthesis integral membrane protein MurJ has protein sequence MSNGLYRSANAVPAGDDQHTSGPHPDGATLISVGPGGQPVVEATAPPSEPPAATPAGPAPDDGGSAASNSAIMALGSLVSRGTGFLRTLVLAAALGGSLVGNAYTTAQIFPGMVYEFLLGGILTSVLVPVLVRRRKSDADQGQAYAQRLLTLAVLALAVATLVAMVAAPLLALLYSSDETTGEFRELVTLLSYLMLPMIFFTGLSALVSALLNTRGHFAAPMWAPILNNLVVIATLGTYIAIFGARIVGPQEMTAGRIGLLGGGTLLGVVVQAAGLLPALRKVGFRWRWRFDFRRLGLGELGRLGAWMFCYVAVSQLGLVVVFNLLNRAGDADEAGPLIYNNVFLLLMMAHGIIAVSVITALMPRMSAAAADGRYADMAADLSRGTRTVTAVLAPIAVCYAVLATPVSFALFRYGAFTTDNATATSIVLAAAAVALVPFAVSQLFTFAFYALPDTRTPALINVPVVALRVLVQVGLFVALSVQFAAAGLMIGNAVSYLAAAIVSAWLVRRRVGRIGFGAIARTFGKVAVAAAGSALVGWLVLLLLPGGDTPGRLMAIGQLIVGGAAVGLTYLGLAVALRIREINDVLGMVRRKIRR, from the coding sequence ATGAGCAACGGGTTGTACCGGAGCGCGAACGCCGTCCCGGCAGGGGACGACCAGCACACGTCCGGTCCGCACCCGGACGGTGCCACGTTGATCTCGGTCGGCCCGGGTGGTCAACCGGTGGTGGAGGCAACCGCCCCGCCGTCCGAGCCGCCAGCCGCGACTCCCGCCGGTCCGGCGCCGGACGACGGCGGCAGCGCCGCCAGCAACAGCGCGATCATGGCGCTCGGCAGCCTGGTCAGCCGGGGTACCGGCTTCCTGCGGACGTTGGTTCTGGCGGCCGCGCTGGGTGGGTCGCTGGTCGGCAACGCCTACACGACGGCGCAGATCTTCCCGGGCATGGTCTACGAGTTCCTGCTCGGCGGCATCCTGACCAGTGTCCTGGTGCCGGTGCTGGTCCGTCGGCGCAAGTCCGACGCGGACCAGGGTCAGGCGTACGCCCAGCGGCTGTTGACCCTGGCGGTGCTGGCGCTCGCCGTGGCGACGCTTGTCGCGATGGTCGCCGCGCCGCTGCTCGCACTGCTGTACTCCAGTGACGAGACGACCGGCGAGTTTCGGGAACTGGTCACCCTGCTGTCCTACCTGATGTTGCCGATGATCTTCTTCACCGGGTTGTCGGCGCTGGTCAGCGCGTTGCTGAACACCCGGGGGCACTTCGCCGCGCCGATGTGGGCCCCGATCCTCAACAACCTGGTGGTGATCGCCACCCTCGGTACGTACATCGCGATCTTCGGAGCGCGGATCGTCGGCCCGCAGGAGATGACGGCCGGGCGGATCGGGCTGCTCGGCGGCGGCACCTTGCTCGGTGTGGTGGTGCAGGCCGCCGGGCTGCTCCCGGCGCTGCGCAAGGTCGGGTTCCGGTGGCGTTGGCGGTTCGACTTCCGGCGATTGGGGCTGGGCGAACTGGGCCGCCTCGGGGCCTGGATGTTCTGTTACGTCGCGGTCAGCCAGCTCGGCCTCGTGGTGGTCTTCAACCTGCTGAACCGGGCCGGGGACGCCGACGAGGCCGGTCCGCTGATCTACAACAACGTCTTCCTGCTGTTGATGATGGCGCACGGCATCATCGCGGTCTCGGTGATCACCGCGCTGATGCCCAGGATGAGCGCGGCCGCCGCAGACGGCCGGTACGCGGACATGGCCGCCGACCTGTCCCGGGGCACCCGGACGGTGACCGCGGTGCTCGCGCCGATCGCCGTCTGCTACGCGGTGCTGGCCACGCCGGTCTCGTTCGCGCTCTTCCGGTACGGCGCGTTCACCACCGACAACGCGACCGCCACCTCGATCGTGCTGGCCGCCGCGGCGGTGGCGCTGGTGCCGTTCGCGGTCAGCCAACTGTTCACCTTCGCGTTCTACGCCCTGCCGGACACCCGTACCCCCGCCCTGATCAACGTTCCGGTGGTGGCGCTGCGGGTGCTGGTGCAGGTGGGCCTGTTCGTCGCGCTGTCGGTACAGTTCGCCGCCGCCGGGCTGATGATCGGCAACGCGGTGTCGTACCTCGCCGCCGCGATCGTGTCGGCGTGGCTGGTCCGCCGTCGGGTCGGCCGGATCGGGTTCGGGGCGATCGCCCGGACGTTCGGCAAGGTGGCCGTGGCAGCGGCCGGGTCCGCCCTGGTCGGATGGCTGGTGCTCCTGCTCCTGCCGGGCGGTGACACGCCGGGCCGGCTGATGGCGATCGGCCAGTTGATCGTGGGCGGCGCGGCGGTCGGACTGACCTACCTGGGGCTGGCGGTGGCGCTGCGCATCCGCGAGATCAACGACGTACTCGGGATGGTCCGCCGCAAGATCCGCCGATGA